Below is a genomic region from Verrucomicrobiota bacterium JB022.
CTGGTTTTCACGGAAGGCGCCGCCTTGGCGCAGGAGTTGGTCCACCAGGGTCGTCTTGCCGTGGTCAACGTGGGCGATGATCGCAATATTGCGGATGTGGGCGATGGTCGGCATGCCAGTATAAGTTCAGAGACAAAAGGGCCAGAATGCAGGAACCGGGCGGGCGAAGCAAGGCTGTAGTTGGACGATCTCGCCCGGCAATTTCTGCCGCCATAATCGGAGGGCCGAGGCGGCCTTTTGGGGCAAAGAGAGCTTTACTTTCCGCAGTTGCCGGTCGATCAACAAAACACGATGTTCGAACAACTTCCTTCCACTGCGGCGGACTTTTACCGGGTAACGCTGTTCAATGCGTTGGTCTCGCTCAAGATCAACCGCCATGCGGACAACTTCGACGCGTTCCGCTTCAATGTGGATGGGAAGGACCATGCGCTCGATTTCAACGTGGCGGACCATGTCTTCTATTTCGACTGGTTTTTCCGCACCCATCCGCTGCTCTTCGCCACCTATCAGCAGCTGGGCGACGACGCTTCCAAGCGCCTCTTCCTCTTTCTGGTGCTCTATCGCCTCTGCGGGCACCTGAGCGTGAAGATCCCCCTCCCCTGGCGCGATCAGACGGCGGAGTTGGAAGCATACCGACAGGCAGAGAGCCCCCAACCTTCCACTCTGGCCCTCAGCGGGCTTTTTGGCGGGCTCAAGCACTACGATTTTACCTACCGGGGCCGGCATTACCGCATGGACTCGATGCACCTGGAGCCCGTCATCTTCCGCCGCCAGTATTTCTACGAAGACAATGGCCTGCGGATCGCGCCCGAAGCGGGGGACCACGTAATCGACGGCGGCGCGTGCACGGGAGACACGGCCGTGATTTTCTCCGACATCGTGGGCCCGGAGGGGCGCGTCTACGCCTTCGACCCGGTGGCGGACCACCTCGACGTGATCCAGCACAACCTGACGCAAAATGGCTTCCAAAATGTCTCGCTGCTTCCCTACGGCATCTCCGAGACAGACGTGGATGCCGAGCCGATGCGCCTCAACCGCTACTGGGCTGGGTTTAATGTGCAGGACCAGCCCGTGCCGCTGCGCACGATCGACCGCCTCGTCGCCGAAGGGCAGATCGAGCGGGTCGACTTCATCAAATTCGACATCGAGGGCTCCGAGCTGGCGGGCCTCAAGGGCGCGCGACAGACCATCGAGCGCTTCAAGCCCAAGCTCGCGATCTCCCTCTACCACAAGCCGCAGGATCTCTACGAGATCCC
It encodes:
- a CDS encoding FkbM family methyltransferase, translated to MFEQLPSTAADFYRVTLFNALVSLKINRHADNFDAFRFNVDGKDHALDFNVADHVFYFDWFFRTHPLLFATYQQLGDDASKRLFLFLVLYRLCGHLSVKIPLPWRDQTAELEAYRQAESPQPSTLALSGLFGGLKHYDFTYRGRHYRMDSMHLEPVIFRRQYFYEDNGLRIAPEAGDHVIDGGACTGDTAVIFSDIVGPEGRVYAFDPVADHLDVIQHNLTQNGFQNVSLLPYGISETDVDAEPMRLNRYWAGFNVQDQPVPLRTIDRLVAEGQIERVDFIKFDIEGSELAGLKGARQTIERFKPKLAISLYHKPQDLYEIPQYLRDNFPFYEFRLGHYTIHREETILYAIARA